One window of Salegentibacter sp. Hel_I_6 genomic DNA carries:
- a CDS encoding DUF4837 family protein, with translation MKKTFFLLFSLVLLISCNENGGEKEKRILSDSSGNINQITLIIENELWNGPVGEAIRDNFAATVEGLPQEEPMFSLSQVPPETFSGFVRRNRSFISVQKGKEKEARIIKDLYARPQTGVIISGENEEELIHVINESSEKLVSAFKQTELKEKQRRMRKSLKDDDKLEEKFGLSLKFPSAYRYAVEEENFVWIRKEIQKGNMEILIYEVPFSQIEADTNTIGNIIKMRDSIGKVHIPGPKPEEGTHMITEEAYAPYLFETEIDGKFAYETRGTWEVKGAFMAGPFLNYAIKDEANNRYLVIEGFVFSPSRGKRDNMFEIDAILQSAKIR, from the coding sequence ATGAAAAAAACATTCTTTCTTCTTTTCAGTTTAGTTCTTCTCATCTCCTGTAATGAAAATGGTGGTGAAAAAGAAAAACGAATCCTTTCAGACTCTTCAGGAAACATTAATCAAATTACGCTAATTATTGAAAATGAGCTTTGGAACGGTCCAGTTGGCGAAGCAATAAGAGATAATTTTGCCGCAACGGTAGAAGGACTTCCCCAGGAAGAACCCATGTTTTCATTAAGTCAGGTGCCACCAGAAACCTTTAGCGGATTTGTGCGTAGAAATCGTTCTTTTATCTCGGTTCAGAAAGGTAAAGAAAAAGAAGCAAGGATTATTAAAGACCTTTACGCAAGGCCGCAAACCGGGGTAATAATTTCTGGAGAAAACGAAGAAGAACTTATTCACGTTATCAATGAAAGTTCAGAAAAGTTAGTTTCAGCTTTTAAGCAAACCGAGTTAAAAGAAAAGCAGCGTAGAATGCGGAAATCCCTGAAAGATGATGATAAATTGGAGGAAAAATTTGGGCTATCTCTAAAGTTTCCTTCCGCCTATAGGTATGCTGTAGAAGAAGAGAATTTTGTATGGATAAGAAAGGAAATTCAAAAAGGAAATATGGAAATCCTTATTTATGAAGTTCCATTTAGCCAAATTGAAGCAGACACTAATACTATTGGCAATATAATTAAGATGCGCGATTCTATTGGAAAAGTTCATATACCAGGACCAAAGCCAGAGGAAGGTACCCATATGATTACTGAAGAAGCCTACGCTCCTTATCTTTTTGAAACTGAAATTGATGGAAAATTTGCTTACGAAACCCGTGGAACCTGGGAAGTAAAAGGTGCATTTATGGCCGGCCCTTTCTTAAACTACGCCATTAAAGATGAAGCCAATAATCGCTATTTAGTAATAGAAGGATTTGTTTTCTCTCCATCTAGAGGGAAAAGAGATAATATGTTTGAAATAGATGCTATCCTGCAGTCTGCTAAGATTAGATAA
- a CDS encoding lytic transglycosylase domain-containing protein, with protein sequence MVKQIILSFIFLLGIGLQAQEEKEGKQVEKANFRVQIFQKVDSSEIILANPDPEFKDKLPISAVIRDSSTVSLEDLPRAAEIDSVWRAQLTNSDLFDTMYKSIREQEYEDEVYKELPTDTLKARLAKLNARTPFNVEYHPVLESVINSYLKRNKKAMERLMALSEYYFPMFEQQLDRYDIPLEIKYLAIVESALNPRAKSWVGATGLWQFMYRTGKEHGLDVSSYVDERMDPQMATEAAAKYLSNLYRTFGDWDLALASYNSGPGNVSKAIRRSGGSNNYWELRRFLPRETAGYVPAFLATLYLFEYADEHKFQPQGPEIAFFETDTIKVKQLITFDQISKVTGVENEMLQFLNPSYKLDVIPFVEDENYMIRLPASVSGAFVSNEAAIYNFAEKDIQTKEKAFPEFVKAEEKIRYRVKSGDYLGRIAERHGVGVSSIKRWNNLRGNNLRIGQYLTIYPRKPNLTTNDAAANASDKNNARTYTVKKGDSLWSISRKFPGITVQNLRVWNDMGTSSLKPGMELKLSKG encoded by the coding sequence ATGGTTAAGCAGATAATTTTATCATTTATATTCCTTTTAGGGATTGGGCTACAGGCGCAGGAAGAAAAGGAGGGGAAGCAGGTAGAAAAGGCCAATTTTAGAGTCCAGATCTTCCAAAAGGTAGATAGTAGTGAAATTATTCTTGCTAATCCAGATCCAGAGTTTAAGGACAAATTACCAATTTCGGCTGTGATAAGAGATTCTTCAACAGTATCGCTGGAAGATCTCCCGCGTGCAGCCGAAATTGATTCTGTATGGAGGGCGCAGCTCACCAATTCAGACCTTTTTGATACAATGTATAAAAGCATAAGGGAGCAGGAATATGAAGACGAAGTTTATAAAGAGCTTCCAACCGATACCTTAAAGGCCAGATTGGCAAAATTAAACGCTCGCACGCCTTTTAATGTTGAATATCATCCTGTACTGGAAAGTGTTATCAATTCCTATTTAAAACGCAATAAGAAAGCCATGGAGCGTCTTATGGCGCTTAGTGAATACTATTTCCCAATGTTTGAGCAACAGCTTGATCGGTATGATATTCCATTGGAGATTAAATACCTGGCCATAGTAGAATCAGCTCTAAATCCGCGAGCAAAATCCTGGGTTGGCGCTACCGGTCTTTGGCAATTTATGTACAGGACAGGAAAAGAACACGGGCTTGATGTTAGTAGCTATGTAGATGAGCGTATGGATCCTCAAATGGCTACTGAAGCTGCTGCAAAGTACCTGTCTAATCTCTACCGTACTTTTGGTGATTGGGATTTAGCTCTGGCGTCTTATAATTCCGGCCCCGGAAATGTTTCTAAAGCAATAAGGCGCAGTGGTGGTTCTAATAATTACTGGGAGTTAAGAAGATTTTTACCAAGAGAAACTGCAGGTTATGTACCGGCTTTTCTAGCTACATTATACCTTTTTGAATATGCCGATGAGCATAAATTCCAGCCTCAGGGACCTGAAATAGCTTTTTTTGAAACCGATACCATTAAAGTTAAACAGCTAATCACTTTTGATCAAATTTCTAAAGTCACCGGCGTAGAGAATGAGATGCTACAGTTTTTAAATCCCAGCTATAAATTAGATGTTATCCCGTTTGTAGAGGATGAAAATTATATGATAAGGCTTCCTGCCAGTGTTAGCGGCGCTTTTGTTAGTAACGAAGCCGCTATATATAATTTTGCTGAAAAGGATATTCAAACCAAAGAAAAAGCTTTTCCAGAGTTTGTAAAAGCCGAGGAAAAAATTAGATACCGGGTAAAAAGCGGAGACTATTTAGGAAGAATTGCCGAACGCCATGGCGTTGGAGTGAGTAGTATAAAACGTTGGAATAATTTAAGAGGAAATAACCTAAGAATTGGTCAATACCTTACCATTTATCCTAGAAAACCCAATCTAACTACTAATGATGCGGCGGCAAATGCCAGCGATAAAAACAACGCAAGAACTTATACAGTAAAGAAAGGAGATTCGCTTTGGAGTATCTCACGGAAGTTTCCGGGGATTACGGTACAGAATTTGAGGGTGTGGAATGATATGGGTACTAGCAGCCTAAAACCCGGTATGGAACTTAAACTTTCCAAGGGTTAA
- the pgk gene encoding phosphoglycerate kinase codes for MKTLNDFNFKDKQALIRVDFNVPLDKDLNVTDANRIEAAKPTILKILEDGGSVVLMSHLGRPEGREEKFSLKNIVTKVSEVIGVEPKFVNDCVGEEAKAAADNLKPGEILLLENLRYHKEEKSGDEGFAKQLAEFGDIYVNDAFGTAHRAHASTTIVAKYFDDKCFGYLLEKEIKNLDKVLHSKEKPVTAVLGGAKVSSKITVIENILDKVDHLIIGGGMAYTFILAKGGKIGNSLVEEDKQELALQILKKAEAKNVEVHLPVDSIIADSFSEQATTDVSKITEIPDGWMGLDAGPESIRNFDAVIQKSKIILWNGPLGVFEMEKFSKGTIALGNSIAEATKNGAFSLVGGGDSVAAVKQFGFEDKVSYVSTGGGAMLEMLEGKSLPGIAAIGK; via the coding sequence AGGCATTAATTAGAGTAGATTTTAATGTACCGTTAGATAAAGATTTAAATGTAACTGATGCCAATAGAATTGAAGCGGCAAAACCAACTATTCTTAAGATTTTGGAAGATGGCGGGAGTGTAGTTTTAATGTCTCACCTGGGAAGACCTGAAGGCCGTGAAGAAAAATTTTCTCTAAAAAATATAGTTACGAAGGTTTCTGAAGTTATTGGAGTAGAACCAAAATTTGTGAACGATTGCGTGGGAGAGGAAGCTAAAGCAGCTGCCGATAATCTAAAGCCCGGCGAAATACTATTGTTGGAAAACCTTAGATACCATAAAGAAGAAAAATCAGGGGATGAAGGCTTTGCAAAACAACTGGCAGAGTTTGGAGATATTTATGTGAATGATGCTTTTGGTACTGCACACCGTGCTCATGCATCAACCACAATTGTAGCCAAATATTTTGATGACAAATGCTTCGGATATTTATTGGAAAAAGAAATCAAAAACCTTGATAAGGTACTTCACAGTAAGGAAAAACCTGTAACTGCAGTTTTAGGAGGTGCTAAAGTTTCTTCTAAAATTACTGTAATAGAGAATATTTTAGATAAAGTTGATCACCTTATTATTGGCGGGGGAATGGCTTATACCTTTATTCTCGCCAAAGGAGGAAAAATAGGAAATTCGCTGGTAGAAGAAGATAAGCAGGAATTAGCTTTACAAATTCTTAAAAAAGCTGAAGCCAAAAATGTAGAGGTTCACCTTCCAGTAGATTCTATAATTGCCGATAGTTTCTCTGAACAAGCTACAACTGATGTTAGCAAGATTACCGAAATTCCTGATGGGTGGATGGGTCTTGATGCAGGACCAGAAAGTATTAGGAATTTTGATGCGGTCATTCAAAAATCTAAAATTATTCTTTGGAATGGACCACTTGGAGTTTTTGAAATGGAAAAATTTTCAAAAGGAACTATTGCTTTAGGGAATTCCATCGCCGAAGCGACCAAAAATGGTGCTTTCTCTTTAGTAGGAGGAGGGGATTCTGTTGCTGCGGTTAAACAATTCGGTTTTGAAGATAAAGTGAGCTATGTTTCTACCGGTGGTGGCGCCATGTTAGAAATGTTAGAGGGAAAATCTCTTCCCGGTATTGCAGCTATAGGTAAGTAA
- a CDS encoding twin-arginine translocase TatA/TatE family subunit: protein MNAFILPLAIGAPQIILIVVVILLLFGGRKIPELMRGLGSGIKEFKDASKDDENGEKTVPSDDKKFSEEKK, encoded by the coding sequence ATGAATGCATTTATTTTACCATTAGCCATTGGTGCTCCACAAATTATCTTAATTGTTGTGGTAATATTGCTATTGTTTGGAGGTCGAAAAATTCCTGAATTGATGAGAGGTTTAGGTAGTGGAATTAAAGAATTTAAAGACGCTTCCAAGGACGATGAAAATGGCGAAAAGACAGTACCTTCTGATGATAAGAAGTTTTCTGAAGAAAAGAAATAG
- a CDS encoding GH3 auxin-responsive promoter family protein, whose translation MSLKSFGAKIFAKNIRKKIDNWASKPEETQQKVFKELIEKAKDTKFGKDHDFKTITNYTDFAEKVPVRDYEELRFYVDKMVAGEPDILWPGKPLYYAKTSGTTSGAKYIPLTKDSMPSHINAARNAILCYIAETGKAKFVDGKMIFLQGSPEMEEKNGVKLGRLSGIVAHYVPSYLQKNRMPSWETNSIDDWETKVDAIVEETRNENMSVISGIPSWVQMYFERLQQKTGKKVGELFPNFDLFIYGGVNYEPYRSKFENLIGRKVDSIELYPASEGFFAFQDKQTEKGMLLQLDSGMFYEFIKADEFFEETPKRLTIGEVETDVNYVMLVSSNAGLWAYNIGDTVQFTSTKPYRVIVSGRIKHFISAFGEHVIAKEVEEAIQEATSATKAQISEFTVAPQITPENEELPYHEWFIEFEKEPEDLAKFSKILDKSLQQQNSYYFDLIEGKILQPLKISRVPENGFQQYMKSIGKLGGQNKLPRLSNDRKIAEVLEKIIKA comes from the coding sequence ATGTCTTTAAAGTCGTTTGGAGCAAAGATTTTTGCTAAAAATATTCGCAAAAAAATAGATAATTGGGCTTCAAAACCTGAAGAGACCCAGCAAAAAGTGTTTAAAGAGCTTATAGAAAAAGCAAAAGACACCAAGTTTGGAAAAGATCACGACTTTAAAACCATAACTAATTATACTGATTTTGCTGAAAAAGTGCCGGTTCGGGATTATGAAGAATTGCGTTTTTATGTAGATAAGATGGTGGCTGGCGAACCCGACATCCTTTGGCCGGGAAAACCTTTATACTACGCAAAAACCTCTGGTACCACTAGCGGTGCAAAATATATCCCGCTTACCAAAGATTCTATGCCTTCCCATATTAATGCTGCCAGAAATGCTATTTTATGTTATATCGCCGAAACCGGCAAGGCTAAATTTGTAGATGGAAAAATGATCTTTCTACAGGGAAGTCCAGAGATGGAAGAGAAAAATGGCGTAAAACTCGGTAGACTATCTGGAATTGTAGCGCATTACGTGCCTTCCTATCTTCAAAAAAACAGGATGCCCAGCTGGGAAACCAATTCTATTGATGATTGGGAAACAAAAGTTGATGCCATTGTTGAAGAAACCCGAAATGAGAATATGAGCGTAATTAGCGGTATTCCATCCTGGGTGCAAATGTATTTTGAGCGACTTCAACAAAAAACCGGTAAGAAAGTCGGGGAGCTGTTCCCAAATTTTGACTTGTTTATTTACGGTGGTGTTAATTATGAACCTTACCGTTCTAAATTTGAAAACCTGATCGGTAGAAAAGTAGATAGCATAGAATTATATCCTGCATCAGAAGGGTTTTTTGCTTTTCAGGATAAACAAACCGAAAAAGGAATGTTACTGCAACTTGATTCAGGCATGTTCTACGAGTTTATAAAAGCCGATGAATTCTTTGAAGAAACCCCAAAACGACTTACAATTGGCGAGGTTGAAACCGATGTTAATTATGTAATGCTGGTTTCTTCCAACGCGGGGCTTTGGGCTTACAATATTGGTGATACGGTTCAATTTACCAGCACAAAACCTTATCGGGTTATTGTTTCAGGTAGGATTAAACATTTTATTTCGGCTTTCGGGGAACACGTTATTGCCAAGGAGGTAGAAGAAGCCATTCAGGAAGCAACTTCAGCAACAAAAGCGCAAATAAGCGAGTTTACCGTAGCTCCACAAATTACCCCCGAGAATGAAGAATTACCTTATCATGAATGGTTTATAGAGTTTGAAAAAGAGCCTGAAGATCTAGCTAAATTCAGTAAGATTTTAGATAAAAGTCTTCAGCAACAAAATTCTTACTATTTTGATCTTATTGAAGGAAAAATTCTTCAGCCATTAAAAATATCAAGAGTTCCGGAAAACGGTTTTCAGCAGTATATGAAGTCTATTGGAAAACTGGGCGGGCAAAATAAACTGCCACGACTTTCCAACGATCGTAAAATTGCCGAAGTTCTGGAGAAAATTATAAAAGCATAA
- a CDS encoding M23 family metallopeptidase produces the protein MAKNNKERKKFTKKLLHKYRMVVLNEETFEEKLSFKLTRLNVFVTITLSAIILIAATTFIIAFTPLKEYIPGYSSTQLKRQASQLAYKSDSLQQVLKLNNQYLGSIKNVLTGKADTASLNRDSLIENPIMGQEIEPIEPSRADSLLREEVAQEDKYNVLPSATDNIDFSLFPPVKGSISEGYDAKEKHFAIDIVVAKNTPVKSVADGRVIFSEWTTETGYVIIIKHEYGLLSVYKHNASLSKEQGENVRRGEVIATAGSTGEYTTGPHLHFELWNEAVPVDPTDYIDFD, from the coding sequence ATGGCTAAAAATAATAAAGAAAGAAAAAAGTTTACCAAAAAGTTACTTCATAAATACCGGATGGTGGTTTTAAATGAAGAAACTTTTGAGGAGAAACTTTCTTTTAAATTAACGCGTCTCAATGTTTTTGTTACCATAACGCTAAGTGCTATTATCTTAATTGCTGCAACTACCTTTATTATAGCTTTTACTCCGCTTAAAGAATATATTCCCGGTTATTCGTCTACGCAATTGAAAAGGCAGGCTTCCCAATTAGCCTATAAATCAGATTCCCTGCAACAGGTTTTAAAACTAAATAATCAATATTTAGGCTCTATAAAAAACGTACTAACCGGTAAAGCAGATACCGCCAGTTTAAATAGAGACTCTCTTATCGAGAATCCTATTATGGGCCAGGAAATCGAACCAATAGAACCTTCCCGGGCCGATTCACTTCTAAGGGAAGAGGTTGCCCAGGAAGATAAATACAATGTTTTGCCATCGGCAACAGATAATATAGATTTTTCTTTATTCCCGCCCGTAAAGGGATCAATTTCTGAAGGCTATGACGCAAAAGAGAAACATTTTGCGATAGATATTGTGGTAGCTAAGAACACCCCGGTAAAATCTGTTGCCGATGGCCGTGTGATCTTTTCAGAATGGACTACAGAAACAGGTTATGTGATTATAATTAAACACGAATACGGTCTTTTATCGGTTTATAAGCATAACGCCTCTTTATCTAAAGAACAGGGCGAAAATGTAAGAAGGGGAGAGGTAATTGCCACTGCTGGTTCTACCGGAGAATATACCACGGGACCGCATTTGCATTTTGAGCTTTGGAATGAAGCTGTTCCCGTAGACCCTACAGATTATATTGATTTTGATTAA